In Anthocerotibacter panamensis C109, the sequence AGGGTTTTGTAGTAATCGCTCGTCATCTCGAATCGGTGGCGGGAATAGGCAGGTGTCCTGTTCTACCCCAAGAGTATCCCAAAACCACCATGGGCGGGAAAGAGGCTAACCCCTTAGGTCTAGGGCACAGAAGTGTAGTAATCTGGGGTTACTACGACCTACCCATGTTCTGGAACGCTCCGCTATGCATTGCGTTTCTTGGGTTACTGGACCCCTTTTAACTTTAGTTTTTGAATCTCTGCTTGAGCACGACGGTACCCATCCCAGTTTTTTTGTTGCTGGAAAATTGCTGCTGCTGACTTTAGGTTACTGAGTGCCTGTCTATCAAAACCACCCTTTCGGATTAAGAAAAGCCCCTGTTTCAGAGCTAGTTCCCCATCAAGGTCTTCAGGAAAGTTGACGAAGCCTATACGACCATCTTTGTAGAGCAGCACCTCTCCCCTGTCTTTAGAGAAATAAGTGAGATACGAACCACTTGGATTCACAGGATCGTCTACATCTTCCCTAAGCGTATAGGTGCCAAAGAAGGAGCCATCCTCCCCGAATAAATCCACCATCCTACCAGAATCTCGCTCGACCACCTTACCCATGTAGTCATATGGCATAATAACTTGATGGTTTATTTCCTGGGCAGCAAGAGCCAGTGGACCAGACAGAGCAAAAAGGAATGAAACTATGACAAGGTTCGTCTTCATGACTCAACTTCTCCTTTTTTAAAGAACTTTGATGGCACAGGGTTCAGAATTCTGGGGTAATTCCTGGCTTGGGGGCGGTTGTCCTAAATACATATGTGACAGACACTGGAGCAGAGAAATCTACATAACCTCGAAGTTCTTCTTCTCTAAAGCCAAGGAAGGAACGACTTCCTGAGGGAGTCGGTGGTCCAGGAGTTTCAGGAGTAAATACTGCCGCGTATTACCTGGACGGTTTGTTAGGGGGCAAGACCAGCACCTAACCCCTTAGGTTTAGGGCACGCCGCGCCTCAATCCGGTCGTCAAAAGGAAACTTCTCCCGGCCCAAAATCTGATAATCTTCGTGGCCTTTCCCAGCAATTACCACCCCGTCTCCTGGTTGAGCCATCAAAATAGCGTGTTCGATAGCAATGCGGCGGTCCACTTGGATCACCTCTGGAGGCGTGGGCATCCCCGCTACGATATCGGCTAGAATGCGCTCAGGGTCTTCGGTGCGCGGGTTATCGGAGGTCACGACCGCCACATCCGCCAGCCGGGAGACGATCTCTCCCATCTTGGGTCGCTTCGTCCGGTCACGGTCGCCGCCACAGCCAAAGACACAGATGAGCCGCCCCTGTACAAAAGGCCGGGTCGCCCTGAGCAGGTTTTCGAGGCCGTCCGGGGTATGGGCGTAGTCCACGAGCACGGTGATGTCCTGGCCGGGAGCATCTACCCGTTCTACACGTCCGGGTACCCCATAGAAGGTGGCGAGTCTGGCGGCAAGCTCCGCAAGCGGCAAGCCCAAGTGTAGCGCTGCGCCCACGGCCCCTAGGAGATTGTAAAGATTAAACGCTCCGACTAAGGAAGTCTGGAAAGGTACCGTACCGAGGGGCGTGACCAACTCCCCGAGGATTCCTGAGGCCGAGAAGACGACCTCCCGAGGATAGATATCCGCCTCCGGGCTCATGCCATAAGTCCAGACCGCCCCGGCACAGCGTTGGGCGAGGATCAGACCACGGGGGTCGTCGCGGTTGAGGATGGCGCGACCCTTGAGATATTCTGGGGTAAAAAGGAGCGCCTTGGCTTCAAAATAGGCATCCAGATTTTTGTGAAAGTCCAAGTGGTCCTGGGTCAGGTTGGTGAAGACCGCCGCTTCATAGCTACAGGAGCGGACCCGGCCCTGGCTCAAGGCGTGAGAACTGACTTCCATCACCGCCCGCTCACAGCCCGCTGCCACCATTTGGGCCAG encodes:
- a CDS encoding UDP-N-acetylmuramoyl-L-alanyl-D-glutamate--2,6-diaminopimelate ligase, translated to MYVDELFAKAGLGPVARQAPHVPLAGLKTDSRAVEPGDLFIGLPGTQVDGGVFWAQAAARGACAAVVSQQVAVGAEAQIPLINVVDPWSDCARLAAAYYDFPASRLSLVGVTGTNGKTTTTHLIEHLLQAQGPVGLVGTLYSRWPGVNITAQHTTPFALDMQYTLAQMVAAGCERAVMEVSSHALSQGRVRSCSYEAAVFTNLTQDHLDFHKNLDAYFEAKALLFTPEYLKGRAILNRDDPRGLILAQRCAGAVWTYGMSPEADIYPREVVFSASGILGELVTPLGTVPFQTSLVGAFNLYNLLGAVGAALHLGLPLAELAARLATFYGVPGRVERVDAPGQDITVLVDYAHTPDGLENLLRATRPFVQGRLICVFGCGGDRDRTKRPKMGEIVSRLADVAVVTSDNPRTEDPERILADIVAGMPTPPEVIQVDRRIAIEHAILMAQPGDGVVIAGKGHEDYQILGREKFPFDDRIEARRALNLRG